The genomic stretch GCTGCTTAAAGTACCGTCGGTCCTCTTCATCGACTAGAACAAGATTCAAATAATACTTCACACTGAATTTGTTATTGATGTTTCGATATGTAGGTGTCAGTTCATAAGGGCTAAGGAAGAGTCTGATTGGAATTGATTCGCCTGTAAAATAAGGACAAGATGATAAGCCACCACAGTGATGGGCAATCAAATAACATGACTGTCATTTGTAAAAgcataaactaattaattgtTTAGAACTTTTGTTACCTTTGACCTGATAATCTCAATAAACTAAACAGATTCAGTCAAATTTTATGTTTGTCATAAAAAACAAGTGTCTGTTTATTGTAAATATAACATAGTTGTTCACTTCTATCTCCCGTCTCTTTGTTGGTATTATATTGGCTGGGATATAACGAGAAACAGAAGAAGAATTTTGAGCATACCTCTAACTGGAGCACCATCCATCAACTCAAATTTAGCAAGCGTCTCTGTCTCAACATGGGTATTGGCCCCTGATCCTGTTGATTCTCGTCGCCTGATCTCCAGATCCATATTCTTTAACTTGATTCTTACAAGAAGAAAGTATATCTTGCCGATAATAACATCTTTCAGATGATACCTGTACATTTTTCAACACCAATAAGCAATGACAAACATGCTCCCTTCCAACTTATGCTACACAAAACAATTAAGTTTCCTCTGTACTCCTGAATAGTTAGACCAAAAGGCTATTATTTATTGACTGAACTGGCAACAATGTACAACCGACCCACCCTATACACCCAGGTTTACCCAGATCTAAATACAGTCGGTCAGGCAATCTTAAATTTCAACTGAAAAATCCCAACTATAGTACATGTTCGACATACTTGCTTTTGTTATACTCAAACTCGATGTGTAGGCAATCTTCAATTCCAACTTCCATCTGCGTAGACCATGAAAATTATGAGAATCCCCAGTTACATCAGTTAAACACAGTGACGTAGACAAATGAACATAACCCCAAAATGATATCCAAACAAATGGGTAATTGGAAGCAAGAGTCTTCACTCTATCAATAAGTATTTTAATGAccccattttttaataaatttttttcaatatgataaaCCAAAAAGCATTATTCAAGGTCCTTACAAAGGCAAGTTGAGACAGCAGTAAAGACACAAAAGGTTCCCCAACAGTTAAACACAGTGAAGTAGACAAATGAACATAACCCCAAAATGATATCCAAACAAATGGGTAATTGGAAGCAAGAGTCTTCACTCTATCAATAAGTATTTTAATGAccccattttttaataaattttttttcaatatgataaaCCAAAAAGCATTATTCAAGGTCCTTACAAAGGCAAGTTGAGACAGCAGTAAAGACACAAAAGGTTCCCCAACATATCATATATTACTGCACTCACCTTAATGCTATTGTTAATTGACGGTAGTGGGGAATAGTTGCGAACCTGATGCATAGAAAAGGCATCAATATAAACAAGAAAATGGAATGCTACAGTAGTGAATATAATTTGCCCTGGATAAAGTAATTTTGTGTCATTAGTGAAAAATTCTAAAGGAAACAAACTGGAAAAAATACATAGGTATAACTTGTGTATCCGCAAATGTAAAACTAAACATAAACAGTACACTGGAAAATATAAGAAGTGAATAGGAAACAATGTACAAAAGTGAAGTTGAAAGCAACTGGTGCATGACCAAGAAAAGACAGGTGGAATATTACTTTCTAAATTACGTTATCACAATCAGCTGGGAAATTATTACAtacatttttcaataaaaagagagaaatataaGAGGTTCCTCTTTCAAGAACATCACTCCCGaaattaaaattagataaaaaaacTAAGAAGCTATATAATAGCACTTTTTGCTAATCACCAATTACTGATAtacaaagaaaaggagagagagagtaccacAAAATCTTGGTATTCCACTATGCTACCAGCATAACCACGGCTGATTGTGACTTTCAGGACATACCTGGAAAGAGGAGATTCCAGAATATCATAAGTTGTCGATGCTAACATCATACTCCCATTCGACTATTGCCATTATAATTACAAAGCAATATACTTTAGTCGATTTAACAAACCAGCGTGCACTTAATCATAACCTTTAAAATGAAACAATAAAGACACCATAGATATCAAGAGCAGGCAGTGATCCCCGAAAAAGTATCACAAAGTTATCAATGTTAACATCATGATTACCATTAGACATTAAAACTAAATAGCAACCCTGCAATTGGCAATTAATTATTAACATTGCTAATTACCTAATAAGGGTTTACATAGGTATTCTCTCCTTATGCAGCAAACATTTAAACACACTAATATGTTAAAACTTCAGGAAATTCCAGAAGCAAAGACTGATACACAAAAAGGCTGGAAGGAGTGCTGAAATAGTAAAGAATCAGCTGAATTCTGCATCATATGGATGTGCTAAGATATATTAGACTTCAAGTGCAGGAACATGAACAAAAAACAGGCTTTAAAATGTTCAATCACATGAAACCTATACTAAAAAGTATCATTCATGTCTTTTAATAAACagttaaaaacacaattaaaggGATGCTGCTGCATTTGATTATCTCTTAAGGGGTGGGGGAAGGGTCTGTTCCTAACCTAACATTATTCACGGTTTAAAATGCAGTCATAAAGCAGGCAACTACATTTAGGACCAAAATATAGATGATGCATGAGCAATTAATATCTTACTCAACATCTCCAAGTACTCGGATCATTTTTATAGCAACAAGTGGTCAATCGTAAACACCACAACCACAAAAGAGATACTACGAGAAAGTATGAATACACTGGCCAGCAATGAAAGCCTACAATAAGATAAATAGCTTACCTAAGCCTCACATTCGCCCCATTGTATGTCTCGTATGGCATTTCAACTGTAGAGAATTCAAATGGATATGATTTCTTCTCATATATATCTCCAGGAACATCCAGCTCGCGAACTAGAAACAAGGgcagtaaaaataaaaaccaattcAAATTGATATGTCTGCCCATTCTTAAATCTTAGAATGACAATTGAAGGCACAAAACAGATTGCAAGAAAAGAAAGTCTTTTGTGTGTGTAATTTGGGGGGGGAATTAATTAGAAACAAAATCAATGACACCTTATAATCAAAATTAAGGACAATGAAACTGAAGTATACTCACCAAGGGAAGTAAAGTCATAGAAGTTGCCTCTATCAAAGTACATCTCTGCAAGCAAGTGAAATTTTATTGGAGattatataaaagtaagaaaaaaaactagTCCTATAAAGTTCTATCTAACAGCAACTACGGAGCaagatatatatacacaaaggGAAACAGAAGAACAATAagactaaaatatgaataagcTAGTGGAGTAGGTGGTCCCTTCACTGCCCGTGACCAGAATCTTTTGAAGTGAACCAAGCATGGACGATTGCTATCATAGAGAGGAATTCCTTGTAAGAAGCTAACCATAGAAGCAATAGAAGCACAATCAGAGTATTTACAATTCTTTGTTTTTCCCCACACATTATTTTCAAGTACTCAGAGGTTAGGACCATCTCCAATCAATCCCACAGAATAGTACCAAGGAATACATAAGCACAACGACCTAGAAGACAAAATGTCAAAAGCAACTACATAAGATGATATATATGCTATTATTCTGTTGTGCAGGTCCGCTGCATAAACAGACACTgcaaacatctttttttttgataactagTAGTCATGTTTTATTGAGACACTGCACACATCTCAACTAGAGAAATACGACATATCATACTTGTTCAAATCTTAGTGGTTGAGTGAATATCTTGATCGTAACAGGTCTAGTCCaaattctcaaaaaaacaagagtaatgctagaaactacatttttatcccacaatgttAACGTGGTAATCCCAACCAACCATTGGATTAATCAttgttataaagaaaaataaagaaataaattttataaaaaaaatccaagggtTGCTTGGAATCCACGTTAGCATTGTGGAATAGTTGTAcgataaaatgtaatttatagcattattttttaaacaaaagtgTGGTATTTAAAGATTACAATAGTGCACTTGCTAATAAAAAATCCTTTGGCTGTTGTactcttaaattttcaaatatttcttaaaacCAAGAATTCCATAAATGCCAGGGgtttaaaaggaaaatgttatcCTATGTTTCTCTCACAGAACTTATCCTTTCACAAATCATTGATGATGTAACACATCGAAACTTTGCAGCAAAAACACACCTATCTGACCAAGGAGCTCAACTTTCACTCCATTGTGATCAACCTTCTTTCCTTGAATTGGTTCTATCGAAATCTGAAAATAAACACATAAGATCAGCTATAACTGTATTGACCAGAAATTTacatagaaaatatttttttaagtaatgctTTTAAAAATCTCTAATCCTTAAGCAATTCCTGTAGCATAAATAGTCTATCTATCAAATACCTTCCCAGCAATGTTTTCTTGACTTTGGAAAAGCGGGACCATGACTGTGTGACCATTTTCCTTCTTAATAGGGACCTACGTAAGCACATAGAGAACAGCAAAAAAGTCCATTGTAAGACCATaaccaaaacaatttttatcaaattcaaTTTCAGTAGAAATTAGGTTGTATGTATTCACATGGACATTAAAGTGTCCCcacaacccccccccccccccccccccccccccaaaaaaaaaaaggtgttataGCCACCAATTCAGCAGTAATTGGCCAATATTTTCCTAAGTAAAACTCCCATGCAGTTGCAGAAAATGTAAGCTTATTTGATACATGAATCATTCCATAGACAGGACAAGTAACATCTTTAAAATTTACATCATAGATACTATAGTTACATTCTCCAAACCACAAAAAAATCAGAATTGCGAACAGTCTATGTATCATCATTACTAATTTCATATCCATGTCATGTCAAGCCTTAAGATCAGCACCGAGAATAAACTAATTGTTCAATACAGTGACTTATTGGAAACGTCTAGAAACTGCCCTTTTTTACCCAACTTTTTTCACGTCCTTAAATGAAGTCAAACTTGTTGGTACTAAAAATGGAATACTGTACATAATGAAAATCAATAAGCTACCTGCTTGCGACTTTTTCCATCGGAGAATGTGATTGAAATGTTGCAGGATGGCTTGAAAGCTCCAATTAAGTAATTCTGAGACAAAGGAAATtgtaaaaacacttttttttttaaaacaaaaaaaaaattgagatcaGTGCGACATTGAATcagacaaaataaaaacaacaaaaaaatactgGATATATGTTAAGCTGGTCATGCAAACTTACCATCCTTATCACAATCAAATCCCAAATCCTAAAGCCTTACTCTGCGCACCTGCAAAATTCAGTGTTGATTTTAAGCTGAAAAGCAGAGCAACTACTATAGCTAAACTTTCACAATCACCAAATACCAAGTTAAAGTTCCTCAAAAACGATGCCTTTTACAGCCAAAATAGAAACCCTAAAACGAACGACACACATGCTATAAGCTCACAATCAATGCGTGCACATCTCTCTATGTTCTATGCACAAAGCATAATGTTACAATATCAGAACTAAATTAGAGAATCCAAACTCAAATTACGCTGAAAATCCACTAACTATACAGTACATACAGTGGTCAATCACCAAAAatactttccaaaaaaaaaagtggtcaatcacccaaaaaacccaaacccagaTCCTAGATATATAAAATCTGTGTATGTGTGCGCTTGTCTATGAATGCGTTGACATATCCAATTCCCAAATTTTCCTGCATATTCAAACCCTCTACAACACATTAACATAACAAGCTCTGAATCACATTCGTTTCGTCTCTAAGTACACCTGGAACTAGATGCCCAATCAATCATGCAAATACGGAGGGGGAGAAACAAATTCGGACCAAattaaaacccaaaaagaaattaattaaggatcAATTTGCAATTCGAATAATAAATCAGATTCAGAGTTGGACAGTTAGAGAAATCGGTTACGTACCTTAAGAGTTTGGGTACCAAGAAATTAGGTACGGAAGCGAACCCTAGATACGGGGATTGGGAATTTGGGCAGTAGGAGAAAGATCGAAGCTGTTGATCGATGTGAATTTGACAGTTCAGGAAATGGGGACGAAGAACACTACGATGACTAGTCCTCAACGCCCATTACCATTAGACAACCGAGGTCGTTCTCACGTGAGATGCACGTGATAACATGTGGAGTATCAAATTGAGAATTCCACAAGGCTGGGCTAGGCCCGACTTTATGTTTTGATATGGAGGCCCGACCTGTGGTTCAAGGGCTTTAATTTGGAGTTGGGTtgacaaacccaaacccaaacggATCAGGATCCTTGTCTGGATCCGCAGGTG from Corylus avellana chromosome ca1, CavTom2PMs-1.0 encodes the following:
- the LOC132167954 gene encoding vacuolar protein sorting-associated protein 26A isoform X1, which codes for MNYLIGAFKPSCNISITFSDGKSRKQVPIKKENGHTVMVPLFQSQENIAGKISIEPIQGKKVDHNGVKVELLGQIEMYFDRGNFYDFTSLVRELDVPGDIYEKKSYPFEFSTVEMPYETYNGANVRLRYVLKVTISRGYAGSIVEYQDFVVRNYSPLPSINNSIKMEVGIEDCLHIEFEYNKSKYHLKDVIIGKIYFLLVRIKLKNMDLEIRRRESTGSGANTHVETETLAKFELMDGAPVRGESIPIRLFLSPYELTPTYRNINNKFSVKYYLNLVLVDEEDRRYFKQQEITIYRLQEETS
- the LOC132167954 gene encoding vacuolar protein sorting-associated protein 26A isoform X2, which produces MVPLFQSQENIAGKISIEPIQGKKVDHNGVKVELLGQIEMYFDRGNFYDFTSLVRELDVPGDIYEKKSYPFEFSTVEMPYETYNGANVRLRYVLKVTISRGYAGSIVEYQDFVVRNYSPLPSINNSIKMEVGIEDCLHIEFEYNKSKYHLKDVIIGKIYFLLVRIKLKNMDLEIRRRESTGSGANTHVETETLAKFELMDGAPVRGESIPIRLFLSPYELTPTYRNINNKFSVKYYLNLVLVDEEDRRYFKQQEITIYRLQEETS